The genomic region TCGACCAGCAGCACATCATCGCCAATACGGAAACAATCCGCCGAATCATTGCCGAATTCCGGTGAAAGGGTTTGCCGCGTCAGATGAAACCGCACGACCCCCTCGGGCAGGTCGATGGGTTTAAACGCGCCACCCCAATGCCGCACCGCAAGCACATTTCCGCCAGTCCGGTAGAAGCAGCGATCCTGCGCATCCTCGGCTTCGGCAGCCTGGCGCAAAAAGTCGGCAACATGGCGGCCATCTTTTTCAAGCCGTTCGGCAAAGGTTTTCGGCCCGATCTCGTCGATCAGTTCAAACGGTCCCTTGATCCAGTTATAGCCGAGCTTCATCGCATCATCGATGTCCTGCGGTGATGAGGTAACCTCCGGAACGAGGCTCGCTGAATATGTCAGAATGCGCGCCAGCACCCGCCAGGCGAATTCGCCGAGCGGGCCATCGTCCTCCAACAGAACGCCCAGCCCTTCGCGTTCGGCCCTTGCCGCCAGTTCCGGCACCGCTTTCCTGCGGGGGCGCCATTCGCCGCTTTTTAGATCAAGCGACACCGGCGCATCATCAATCACCGCATAAAACCCGCCCTTGCCCTTGTTGCCGGTAAATCCCTTTTCGATCTGCGAATTGATCAGATCGTTCTCCGCACCCACCTCATGGAATGGATCGCCCTGGGGCAGGATCGAGCGCAGCGAGCGCACCACATCGGCCATCAGATCAACGCCGATGAGGTCATACAGACCGAAAGCACCCGTCTTGGGAATACCCATCGGCCGGCCGAAAATTGCATCGGCATTCTCGATGTCGATGCCCAGCGCCATTGCTTCGTGGATCGCCGCCTGCATGGCAAACACCCCGACCCGGTTGCCCAGAAAGCCCGGCGTATCGGCACATCGTACAACGCCCTTGCCCAGCGCCTCATCGTTATAGGCAGCCAGTATCTTGATCACCTCGTCCGCGGTTTCCTCCCCGCGCACAAGTTCCAGCAGGCGCATATAGCGGACCGGATTGAAAAAATGGGTGATGCAAAAGCGCTTGCGAAGCGCTTCGGGCATGTCCTCCATCAGCAAGGCGATGGGGATCGTCGAAGTATTGGACGAAACCAGCGCGCCCGTTTTCAGATGCGGCAGCAGCGAACGGTAGAGATTGCGCTTGATGTCGAGCCGCTCGACAATGGCCTCTACGATCCAGTCGCATTCCTTCACCCTGGCAAGATCGTCTTCGATGTTGCCGATGGCGATGCGCTCGATGTTTTCAGGCTTCATCAGCAGCGGCGGATCGGATTTTGCGATGCGCTCCAGAGCCCCTTCCGTCACCTTGTTCCGGTTGCCTTCGGCCGAGGCGATATCAAGAAGCAGAACGCGATTGCCCGCATTGGCAACCTGAGCTGCAATACCCGACCCCATGGTTCCCGCGCCGATTACGCACACTGTCTCGATTTGATTGCTCACCTGGCTTCCCCGGATTATCTGGTATTGAGGCGCGCCGGTCAGGCGGCCGATTGCGTTTCAAGCTGCTCCAGAAAACTCCGAAGCTGCGCATTGACTTGCCGTGGCCGCTCGGTCGGCAGGGTGTGGCCGCTATCGCCGATCACATGCGTGCGGCAATCCTTGATCAGGCCGGCAAGCTGCTTGCCGGCCTTGAGCGGCGTCATCTTGTCCTGGCCCGCCAGAAGGCACAAAACGGGGCAGTGAAGGGCCTTTGCCGCTTCCTCCCCGCCCTTGTAGGCGGCGCAGGATTTCAGATCCGTGGCAAGCGCGGAACTATCGCTCATCTCCATGACATGAATGCCGTAATGGATGTGCGACCCGCCAGGCACCGTATTGTCATGCATGTGGGCATTGGAACCATGGGCCCAGTCGACCATGTTGGCATAGGCTTTTACCGGCGCGCTTTCAGCCATCTCGATCAGTTTCGGATTGACCGGGATCGCTGCAGCCGAGGCGATAAACACGATCGCACGTACGCGCTTTGGAGCCTTTTGCGCCATTTCCAGCGCGATCAGCCCACCCTGGCTGTGGCCTGCCAGCACCGCCTGCTCTGCGCCCAGTTCGTCAAGCAGGCGCAACACCCAATCCGCCTGCGCCTCAATGCCATCAATCGGCGTACCACCGGAAAAACCGTGCCCGGGGAGATCGGGCGCCACGACGTTGTAACCGTCATAGGCAAGCGCCCGCGACTGCAGCACCCATGTAAGATGGTTGAATCCCGAACCATGCAGAAACACAACAAAGGGCTTGCCGGCCTCATGCGCCCTGCCCCCGGTTGAAATATGAACCTCATCGCCGTCGAGGGTTATTTTCATTTTGTCCCTCCTGCAATCTTGCGGGCAATCTTCAGCGCCCTGTCGAAATCTGCCGCAAGATCATCGAAGTTTTCCAGCCCCACGGAAAGCCGGATCATGTCGTCGGAAAGCCCGCCCGCCTTCATGTCTTCAGCGGAAATGTGGGAATGGGTTGTTGAAGCGGGATGAATGACCAGCGTCTTGGCGTCCCCCACATTGGCCAGGTGCGAAGCCACATTGACGTTCTCTATGAAGGCAGCGCCCCCGTCGCGCCCACCGGCCACACCGAAGGCAATGACCGAACCGGCCCCCTTTGGCAGCAGGCGCATGGCGGTTTCATGATCTGGATGATCTGGAAGGCTTGGATGCCTGACCCAGCTTACCGCATCATGCCCGGCAAGAAAGTCCAGCATCCTGGCGGTGTTTTCCATGTGCCGCTCCATTCTCAGCGGCAGGGTTTCGATCCCCTGCAAAAGCTGGAAGGCGGCAAAGGGCGACATGGCGGGACCGAAATTGTACATCGCTTCAGCCCTTATGCGCTGGGAAAGCGCGATCGGGCCGAACTCCTCCCAGAACACGATGCCGTCCAGCGCATAATGGGGCGCTGTCAGCGTCGGCCACTTGTCCTTGCCCTCGCCATCCTTGCGGCCCCAGTTGAAGTTGCCCCCATCGATGATCGCACCGCCAATCGTCGTACCATGACCGCCCAGCCACTTGGTCGCCGAGTGAATGACGACATTGACGCCATGATCGAGCGGCTTGAAGAGATAAGGCGTACAGAACGTGGCATCCATCACCAGCGGAATCCCGGCCTCGCCGGCAATCTTCGCAACCGCTTCGACATCCAGCACATCAAGGCCCGGATTGCCGATCATCTCGCAGAACAGGAATTTCGTATTGGGCCGGATTGCCGCCTTCAGCCCATCAAGATCACGGCCATGCACGAAGCTTGTCTCGACACCAAAACGCGGCATGGTGTTTTTGAGAAGGTTGATGTTTGCGCCATAAAGCTGGGCGGTGGAAACGATGTGATCACCGGCGGAAACCAGCATTGTGGTGACACAATGCAGCGCCGCCATGCCGGAAGCCGTTGCAACGCAGGCCGCCCCGCCCTCCATGGCCGCCAGCCGCTGCTCAAGCACAGCAACCGTGGGATTGGAGATGCGGCTGTAGAGATGACCGCCCTCTTCCATGTTGTAGAGGGCTGCTGCCTGGCGGGCATCCTTGAAGACATAGGAGGTGGTTTGATGAATCGGCACTGCGCGCGAGCCGTGCGCTTCATCCGGCACATGGCCGGCATGCAGGGCAAGTGTTTCCAGTTTGTAGAAATCGGCCATTGGCTCAGTCCATTGTGCTTTCCATTGATTGCGACGGGAGTGTTAGGGAGCACGTGTCGCGCCGTCAATCGCCAAGCGGCGCCGGAGACTCGAAATCGGCCTGGCAAATCACGAAATGTTCCAAAACCGGAATCATAATTGATTTGCGGCTATTTCAGATGTCGTTAGCTTGACGACACCAAATCGGCACAATTCGCCCGCCGATCGCCACTTTTTCCCTTCTTTCAAGCCAGAATTTACCGCCAGCTTGGCCCTTGAGAGCGCAACTGCTTTGCACTTTCCAAGACGTGCCACGCGGTACTGACGGGCGTTTCGGCCCCGCGTAATGATGGTCTGAATGTCCTGCCCTGCGATACGGCATCCCCGGACAGACCATCTGCCAAGGCAAGTTTCGGCTGCATTGCCCAGCCGGTTTGCCTTGGGTCAGTGCTGCCGGATGGGAGCGGCAGCCCCCCTCGCTGACGCTCTGGCGGAACATCCGGCAGCATCTGCTTGGCGCTGGCCGGCATACCCCAAAGATCGGGTAGTGCCGGTCAGCGCCTGTTGGCCGCTTGAACCGGAACGCTTTCAGCGCAAATCTGTTCAGATGAGATCGAGTGTCACCGCCACGGGGCTGTGATCGGAAGCCTTGGGCCGGTCCCAGCCGGTTCTGGGATAGCGGCCGACTTCCTGGCCGTCAGGAAACGGCGTGCGGTAGGGTTGCCCGTTATGGATGATTTCCGGCACGGCCTTGCCGTTGCTTTTGGCAAGTGAGGGCGAAGCCAGCAGATAATCGAGCTGGCACAAATGCTGCTCCTGCGGCCCGCGCGAATGGTACAGTGTCCAGCGCTGCATTTCCTCGCGCCGCTCCACCAGGTTGACGGAAAACCCGTCCGACACCAGCGGATCGATGGCCGAGGCATTCTCGCGCACCGGCGTGAACCGGTAGCCCTTGTGCCGGTCGCCCTCGATCACCAGCCTTTCGCGGTAGTCGTTGAGATCGCCACAGATCATCCAGCGCTTCCTGGCGGTTTTTCCCTTGCCGAACTTGTCCTCGATGATGCGGCGCACGGCCCGCGCCTCCGCAAGACGGACCGGCATGGTATAATCGCGCCCTTCCTGGCCGTTCCTGCCTGCGCCCATCGACTTGAAATGGCACACGAACAGCGTGATCGGATGGCCTCCAATCTTGAAATCGATCTCCAGGCAGTCTCGCCGGAAGATGCGCTCATGGGGCATCTCGCCCATTTCCGCCAGTTCCTTGGTGTGCAGACCAAAATCCCCATAGGTGATGTGCGCATGGCTTTGCAGCCCGACGAATTCGATTTCCTGGCCATCGGCTGTCTCAGGCCGTGTCATGACCGCGACATCAATACCCCGCCCGTCATTGCCTTCGGCCAGATATTTGTGGCGGTAGCCGGAACCGACCATCTTGAACAGATAGCCATATTCGAAAGCGTGCAGGGCATCGAGGTTTTCAACCTCCTGAAGGCAGATGATGTCCGCCCGGCAATCGGCGATGGCCAGCGCCGTCAACTGCATCGCATCGTCGGTATGGGCCACCACCCGTGCCTGCTCCAGCTGGCGATAGTGTTTTTCGTCCTTCACATCGAGCATTCGCAGCGCCCGGTCGCGCCGCAATTCATTGCGGTAACCTGAAAAATCGAACCGGTGCATCAGGTTCTCGGCGTTGAAGGTGGCAATGCGGACGGACATGCAAGCTCCGGTGAACTAGGCGGATTTCCGATGGGTATTCCTTCCCCGGATGCGAAGCAACACACGATTTCATGACGCTCAACATTGCTTCGAGCCATAAGCAGAAAGGGCGCAGCAAAACTGCCGCGCCCTTCCCCTCCCGAACGGCTCCCCCAAGCCGCTCAGCAGAAACCGGTCTTGTTGTGAAATGAAGTTCCTATGGAAACCGGATGCCCGCCTTTTCCCCTTGCCGCCAAACAAGTTCGGCCTGTCTGAGGCGGTCATCTCCTGCCAGACGAAACACGAACGCATCAGGAAGCAGGTTTAAAGGGTCGAGCTCGACCATCACTCCGTGGCCGGAAAGATTGCGCACAAGGCACTCGACCGACGCCGTACCCTCGTTGAAATGAAGCGACGCACCCTTGAACATGCGGCGTCGCAGCGTTCGCCGGCTGTCCCCTTCGGGCAACAGCCTGCCACGCTCAAGGCTGCAGTCTGCCAGCAGCCTTTCAATTGAATCCCGTGTGCTGATTGCCGTGCTCATCACCACCTCCTGATACACCCGCCTGCACTGGTGAAGCTGGAAGCGAATTTCATGCCAGGAAGAACCTGTTCCAAAACGGGACAGCCGGCCGGCCCTGGGGCGTGCCGGATTTCCACTTGCGCGCCCTGCAGTGGCGATGCCAGTCTTTGCTGATTGAAATGAAGGAGGAAAACCCGCCATGACCGCAAAACCGTTCGCAAACCGCCTTGCCGTGATGGCGCTAGCATCGGCAGTAGTGTTTTCAGCAGCACCATCTGCCAACGCATTCCTCAGCGTCTTCATGCTTGCCGACCGGGTAATCAAGAAGGAGAACGCCAAGGCACTTGCAACCCCCGGCCATGCCGCGTGGTGCGCCAAGCAGCAGCCGGGCTACCGCAAGAAGTGGAACAACTGGCGCCTTCCCAACGGCCGCGTCAAATACTGTGCGTCCCCCTATTTCACCCCGATGTGGATGCAGCGGGCGAACTAGATGTGGAGTCTCTTTTCAGGCTGCAACCTTACTTCTGCGGATTGATTGGCCGGTTTCTTGTCCAGTCGAACGTACCCTCGTCGCGTTCGCGAACTGCCTGCCGCCAGCCGACCTCCTCGGAACGCTGCTTGAAGTTGATCCCTTCCGGCGAATGACGCGTGATGCCATCAAATACCGTCGCAAGCATCTGCGTATTGGCCAGCCCCATGGCATCAATCGCCTGATTGACCACCAACTTCTGCATCATCAGCTGGTTCGTTGGAATGCCCGCCATGCGCCCGGCCAGCGCGTTCACCCGCTCGTCGAGTTCACAGGCTGGCACCGCGTCCAGAACCAGACCAAGTTCCTTGGCTTCTTTTCCGCTGATCTTGTCACCGGTAAACATCATCCACTTGGCCTTTTCCGGTCCCAGCCGGTAGACCCACATGGCGGTCGTGGGACAGCCCCAGACACGAACCGGCATGTAGCCAATGCGCGCCTCCTCCGCCATCACGATGATATCGCAACAAAGCGCGATGTCGCTGCCACCAGCGACTGCATGCCCGTGCACTTTGGCGATAACCGGTTTGTAGGAGCGCCACAACTCCATGAAAAGCTCCGTATTGCGCTTCATGAACTTGTAGTCCTTCATGGGGTCCCAGGGCATTTCCTGAGTCACCTGCCCCGAGCCATTCGCCTCCGCATAATAGGAAAGGTCATAGCCCGAGCAGAACGCATCTCCCTTGCCTGAAAGCACAATGACGTGGATGTCATCATCGTCGTTGGCCTCCTTGACGCAGCGCGCCAGATCAACCGGCAACTCGTCGTTGATGGCGTTTAGAACCTCCGGGCGGTTCAACTGGATACGCGCAATGCGCCCGTCCTTTTCCCATACTACAGCCGGCTCACTCATGATGTGCCTCCTCTCGTTTGTCGTGCACACCATGAATCGGCAGCCCGGCCAAGGCAAATGAAAAGGGCCGCGGATTGCTCCGCGGCCCATCAGAATTTTTGCCCGGTGTGGATCAGTTCTTGTCCTTGTCCACCAGCGCATTGGATTTGATCCACTCGCCTGACCGCAGGGCAAAGCGCGAGGACAGGCAGACTCACGAAAGCCGTGGATCGCAGCAAGCTAGGACCCTTAGTTCTTCTCTTTGTCCACCAGCGCGTTGGACTTGATCCACGGCATCATGCCGCGCAGCTTCTCTCCCACTTCCTCGATCTGGTGACTGTCATTGAGGCGGCGGGTCGCCTTGAAACGGGCAGCACCCGAATGCCACTCCTGCATCCATTCGGAGGTGAACCTGCCGCTCTGGATATCGTGCAGCACGCGCTTCATCTCCGCCTTGGTCTCTTCGGTGATGATGCGCGGACCGGACTTGTATTCGCCCCATTCGGCGGTGTTGGAAATCGAG from Salaquimonas pukyongi harbors:
- a CDS encoding 3-hydroxyacyl-CoA dehydrogenase/enoyl-CoA hydratase family protein — protein: MSNQIETVCVIGAGTMGSGIAAQVANAGNRVLLLDIASAEGNRNKVTEGALERIAKSDPPLLMKPENIERIAIGNIEDDLARVKECDWIVEAIVERLDIKRNLYRSLLPHLKTGALVSSNTSTIPIALLMEDMPEALRKRFCITHFFNPVRYMRLLELVRGEETADEVIKILAAYNDEALGKGVVRCADTPGFLGNRVGVFAMQAAIHEAMALGIDIENADAIFGRPMGIPKTGAFGLYDLIGVDLMADVVRSLRSILPQGDPFHEVGAENDLINSQIEKGFTGNKGKGGFYAVIDDAPVSLDLKSGEWRPRRKAVPELAARAEREGLGVLLEDDGPLGEFAWRVLARILTYSASLVPEVTSSPQDIDDAMKLGYNWIKGPFELIDEIGPKTFAERLEKDGRHVADFLRQAAEAEDAQDRCFYRTGGNVLAVRHWGGAFKPIDLPEGVVRFHLTRQTLSPEFGNDSADCFRIGDDVLLVEFHTKANALDDKSMEIVRQAAETKSRGVLVHNDAQHFSAGVNLERFKAFIEQEDWAGMDRFLHDFQIAVEALLYSSKPVVGAPSGLALGGGYEVLAHCDKLIAHANTVFGLVESAVGVVPGGGGVKETYWRWFQATGDWEKAAWNTFNQIGYGKTASSPDLAADLVYFLPERDHQVMNRDRLVSAALGEIDRMADGYQQRERPQFQLAGSAAYGAMVDFLEKGRAKGHFMAHDVTVASQIAWIVTGGEDALDSLPTEQDMYAREREAFLRLARTPQTLARITGMLDGTGIPRN
- a CDS encoding alpha/beta fold hydrolase codes for the protein MKITLDGDEVHISTGGRAHEAGKPFVVFLHGSGFNHLTWVLQSRALAYDGYNVVAPDLPGHGFSGGTPIDGIEAQADWVLRLLDELGAEQAVLAGHSQGGLIALEMAQKAPKRVRAIVFIASAAAIPVNPKLIEMAESAPVKAYANMVDWAHGSNAHMHDNTVPGGSHIHYGIHVMEMSDSSALATDLKSCAAYKGGEEAAKALHCPVLCLLAGQDKMTPLKAGKQLAGLIKDCRTHVIGDSGHTLPTERPRQVNAQLRSFLEQLETQSAA
- a CDS encoding O-acetylhomoserine aminocarboxypropyltransferase/cysteine synthase family protein; translation: MADFYKLETLALHAGHVPDEAHGSRAVPIHQTTSYVFKDARQAAALYNMEEGGHLYSRISNPTVAVLEQRLAAMEGGAACVATASGMAALHCVTTMLVSAGDHIVSTAQLYGANINLLKNTMPRFGVETSFVHGRDLDGLKAAIRPNTKFLFCEMIGNPGLDVLDVEAVAKIAGEAGIPLVMDATFCTPYLFKPLDHGVNVVIHSATKWLGGHGTTIGGAIIDGGNFNWGRKDGEGKDKWPTLTAPHYALDGIVFWEEFGPIALSQRIRAEAMYNFGPAMSPFAAFQLLQGIETLPLRMERHMENTARMLDFLAGHDAVSWVRHPSLPDHPDHETAMRLLPKGAGSVIAFGVAGGRDGGAAFIENVNVASHLANVGDAKTLVIHPASTTHSHISAEDMKAGGLSDDMIRLSVGLENFDDLAADFDRALKIARKIAGGTK
- a CDS encoding endonuclease/exonuclease/phosphatase family protein, with the protein product MSVRIATFNAENLMHRFDFSGYRNELRRDRALRMLDVKDEKHYRQLEQARVVAHTDDAMQLTALAIADCRADIICLQEVENLDALHAFEYGYLFKMVGSGYRHKYLAEGNDGRGIDVAVMTRPETADGQEIEFVGLQSHAHITYGDFGLHTKELAEMGEMPHERIFRRDCLEIDFKIGGHPITLFVCHFKSMGAGRNGQEGRDYTMPVRLAEARAVRRIIEDKFGKGKTARKRWMICGDLNDYRERLVIEGDRHKGYRFTPVRENASAIDPLVSDGFSVNLVERREEMQRWTLYHSRGPQEQHLCQLDYLLASPSLAKSNGKAVPEIIHNGQPYRTPFPDGQEVGRYPRTGWDRPKASDHSPVAVTLDLI
- a CDS encoding crotonase/enoyl-CoA hydratase family protein, which encodes MSEPAVVWEKDGRIARIQLNRPEVLNAINDELPVDLARCVKEANDDDDIHVIVLSGKGDAFCSGYDLSYYAEANGSGQVTQEMPWDPMKDYKFMKRNTELFMELWRSYKPVIAKVHGHAVAGGSDIALCCDIIVMAEEARIGYMPVRVWGCPTTAMWVYRLGPEKAKWMMFTGDKISGKEAKELGLVLDAVPACELDERVNALAGRMAGIPTNQLMMQKLVVNQAIDAMGLANTQMLATVFDGITRHSPEGINFKQRSEEVGWRQAVRERDEGTFDWTRNRPINPQK